A stretch of the Bradyrhizobium sp. CCBAU 53351 genome encodes the following:
- a CDS encoding GNAT family N-acetyltransferase, whose protein sequence is MEIRQDDPKARHVADLLAHHLEELRSVMGEHAQALDASGLSAPTVTFWTAWQNDALAGFGALKQLDEMHGEVKSMRAAPTTRGTGVGRAILLHIVAEARKRGYARLSLETGTASLHAPAVSLYRSVGFANCGPFADYQASPHNQFMSLDLAN, encoded by the coding sequence ATGGAAATCAGGCAAGACGATCCGAAGGCGCGACATGTGGCCGATTTGTTGGCGCATCACCTGGAAGAGCTCCGCAGCGTCATGGGCGAGCATGCGCAGGCGCTCGATGCAAGCGGCTTGTCGGCTCCGACTGTGACGTTCTGGACGGCCTGGCAGAACGATGCGCTGGCTGGCTTCGGTGCGCTGAAGCAATTGGACGAGATGCACGGCGAAGTGAAGTCGATGCGGGCCGCGCCCACCACGCGCGGGACCGGGGTCGGTCGCGCAATCCTGCTCCACATCGTTGCAGAGGCCCGCAAGCGAGGCTATGCGCGTCTCAGCCTGGAAACCGGCACGGCGTCGCTTCATGCGCCGGCCGTTTCACTCTATCGTAGCGTCGGCTTCGCAAATTGCGGACCGTTTGCCGATTATCAGGCGAGCCCGCATAACCAGTTCATGAGCCTCGACCTCGCAAATTGA
- the hflX gene encoding GTPase HflX: MEPRNFDGDADRPRSAGAKQTGRVLVIGPYLRVRAGGADAQSESHVQRDAEARLDEAAGLARAIDLVVADAIIAPVSQIRPATYIGKGKVEEIAGLIKTLDVELVVMDCALAPIQQRNLEKELHAKVLDRTGLILEIFGRRAKTKEGSLQVELAHLNYQRSRLVRSWTHLERQRGGFGFMGGPGETQIEADRRLIQERISKLESELKKVQATRRLHRAGRQRVPYRVVALVGYTNAGKSTLFNRLTRADVQAADMLFATLDPTLRALNLPHGGKAMLSDTVGFISNLPTQLVAAFRATLEEVLEADVILHVRDISHEDAEAQQSDVDAVLRQLGINPDDSGRIIEVWNKIDRYDAEQREELLNIAARRPEDHPAMLVSAVSGEGVDALLAAIEERLAAKRTTLDLSIDAADGAGISWLHRNAEVLSKELHDGRFDMTVRVDETKRDIVVSRFDAVPRLSA; the protein is encoded by the coding sequence TTGGAACCCCGGAATTTCGACGGGGATGCCGACCGTCCGCGGTCGGCAGGGGCTAAGCAAACGGGGCGGGTGCTTGTCATCGGCCCCTACTTGCGTGTGCGCGCGGGCGGTGCCGACGCGCAATCAGAGAGTCATGTTCAGCGCGACGCCGAGGCCCGGCTCGATGAAGCCGCGGGCCTCGCGCGTGCGATCGATCTCGTCGTTGCCGACGCCATCATCGCGCCGGTCAGCCAGATCCGCCCCGCCACCTATATCGGCAAGGGCAAGGTCGAGGAGATCGCCGGCCTGATCAAGACCCTCGATGTCGAGCTGGTTGTGATGGATTGCGCGCTGGCGCCGATCCAGCAGCGCAATCTCGAAAAAGAACTGCACGCCAAGGTGCTGGACCGCACCGGGCTCATTCTGGAGATCTTCGGCCGCCGCGCCAAGACCAAGGAGGGCTCGCTCCAGGTCGAGCTCGCCCATCTCAACTATCAGCGCTCGCGCCTGGTGCGCTCATGGACCCATCTGGAGCGCCAGCGCGGCGGCTTCGGTTTCATGGGCGGCCCCGGTGAGACGCAGATCGAAGCAGACCGCCGCCTGATCCAGGAGCGCATCTCCAAGCTCGAGAGCGAACTGAAGAAGGTGCAGGCGACGCGGCGGCTGCATCGCGCGGGCCGTCAGCGCGTGCCGTACCGCGTCGTTGCGCTGGTGGGCTACACCAATGCCGGCAAGTCGACGCTGTTCAATCGCCTGACCCGCGCCGACGTGCAGGCGGCCGACATGCTGTTCGCGACGCTCGATCCCACCTTGCGCGCGCTCAACCTGCCGCATGGCGGCAAGGCGATGCTGTCGGATACGGTCGGTTTCATCTCCAATCTGCCGACGCAACTCGTTGCCGCCTTCCGTGCCACGCTGGAGGAGGTGCTGGAAGCCGACGTCATTCTCCACGTGCGCGACATCTCGCATGAAGATGCCGAGGCCCAGCAGAGCGACGTCGACGCAGTGCTGCGCCAACTCGGCATCAACCCAGACGACTCCGGCCGCATCATCGAGGTCTGGAACAAGATCGACCGTTACGATGCCGAGCAGCGCGAAGAGCTCTTGAACATCGCCGCACGCCGGCCGGAGGATCATCCGGCCATGCTGGTCTCGGCGGTGTCGGGCGAGGGCGTCGACGCATTGCTCGCCGCGATCGAGGAACGCCTTGCCGCAAAGCGCACCACCCTCGACCTCTCCATCGACGCCGCCGACGGCGCCGGCATCAGCTGGCTGCATCGCAATGCCGAGGTGCTGTCGAAAGAGCTGCACGACGGCCGCTTCGACATGACCGTGCGCGTGGACGAGACCAAGCGGGACATCGTGGTGTCGAGGTTCGATGCCGTGCCGCGCCTGTCGGCCTGA
- the hfq gene encoding RNA chaperone Hfq: protein MAADRAQNLQDTFLNHVRKTKTPLTIFLVNGVKLQGIVTWFDNFCLLLRRDGHSQLVYKHAISTIMPGAPIQLFEGGEDQPA, encoded by the coding sequence ATGGCGGCAGACCGCGCACAAAACCTGCAGGACACCTTCCTTAATCACGTTCGCAAAACCAAGACGCCACTGACGATCTTTCTGGTCAACGGAGTGAAGCTCCAGGGCATCGTGACCTGGTTCGACAATTTCTGTTTGCTGCTTCGGCGCGACGGTCATTCGCAGCTCGTCTACAAGCATGCGATCTCGACCATCATGCCGGGTGCTCCGATCCAGCTGTTCGAAGGCGGCGAGGATCAGCCGGCTTGA